The following are from one region of the Synergistaceae bacterium DZ-S4 genome:
- a CDS encoding ferritin: MKIGKKMEKSINSQIQAEFESSYLYLSMAAWFEDADLPGCAHWMEKQAEEEWAHGMKFYKYLVSRGGRAVLGPIANPKNEWKDAEDVFQEVLAHEEKVTSLIYAMVELAEKEKDHGTRSMLNWFVDEQVEEEEHATEILARLKNSGNSPMACQMLDRDLGSR; encoded by the coding sequence ATGAAAATTGGAAAAAAGATGGAAAAAAGTATCAATTCCCAGATACAGGCGGAGTTTGAATCATCTTATCTTTACCTTTCTATGGCTGCATGGTTTGAGGATGCAGATCTTCCCGGATGTGCCCACTGGATGGAAAAACAGGCTGAAGAAGAGTGGGCGCATGGCATGAAGTTCTACAAGTACCTTGTTTCACGCGGTGGCCGTGCAGTACTTGGCCCCATAGCAAATCCCAAGAACGAATGGAAGGACGCGGAAGATGTTTTTCAGGAAGTCCTTGCCCACGAAGAGAAGGTAACCTCCCTAATATATGCCATGGTTGAATTGGCAGAGAAGGAGAAGGATCACGGAACAAGAAGTATGCTTAATTGGTTCGTTGACGAGCAGGTCGAAGAAGAGGAGCATGCCACAGAGATACTTGCAAGGCTTAAGAATTCCGGCAATTCTCCCATGGCTTGTCAGATGCTTGACAGGGATCTTGGAAGCAGATAA